A genomic stretch from Juglans microcarpa x Juglans regia isolate MS1-56 chromosome 3S, Jm3101_v1.0, whole genome shotgun sequence includes:
- the LOC121257637 gene encoding putative NAC domain-containing protein 94 has translation MDARSTDAEHKVDEILLPGFRFHPTDEELVGFYLKRKIQQRHLPIELIKQLDIYKYDPWDLPKLGTGGEKEWYFFCPRDRKYRNSARPNRVTGAGFWKATGTDRPIYSSQGSKCIGLKKSLVFYRGRAAKGVKTDWMMHEFRLPSLNDSLPSKRFVDKSIPANDSWAICRIFKKTNSTTQRTFSHYSWVSPALPETNYGQLFSSENMSLLSTSKTSTCSAVDQFPINNDMAAFSPLDFPSYQSLNQNIVDKPPQLPVLSTGEHHPSFLFSPLETSVPAKCSLDMLLNMPPSMFGDFGNKLAGIESIVDDYGTGPQEHCNGFSINLLQDMQGGKVDGSGGDEHDNVSMKFNPNTDDQWETVKSIGFPFSLPLNSSSTINAWKPNLVMWDSSPCPSEMSTRFSTTKSYT, from the exons ATGGATGCGAGGAGTACTGACGCTGAACATAAAGTAGACGAAATCTTGCTTCCGGGGTTTCGATTCCATCCAACTGACGAGGAGCTTGTTGGGTTTTATCTGAAGAGAAAGATTCAGCAGCGGCATCTCCCCATCGAGCTTATCAAGCAGCTCGATATCTATAAATATGATCCTTGGGATCTTCCAA AGTTGGGGACTGGTGGGGAAAAAGAGTGGTATTTCTTCTGCCCTAGGGACAGGAAATACAGAAACAGTGCGCGGCCTAACCGTGTAACCGGAGCTGGGTTTTGGAAAGCCACGGGAACTGACCGGCCGATCTACTCTTCCCAAGGTTCCAAGTGCATTGGCTTGAAGAAATCGCTTGTTTTCTACAGAGGTAGAGCCGCCAAAGGAGTCAAAACTGACTGGATGATGCATGAGTTCCGGTTACCTTCACTCAACGATTCATTACCATCAAAGAGATTCGTGGACAAAAGCATTCCTGCCAAT GATTCGTGGGCAATATGCAGGATATTCAAGAAAACTAATTCCACAACCCAGAGAACTTTCTCACACTACTCTTGGGTCTCTCCAGCACTACCGGAAACTAATTACGGTCAATTATTCAGTTCCGAGAACATGTCATTATTAAGTACATCAAAAACCAGTACTTGTTCGGCCGTTGATCAGTTCCCTATCAACAATGATATGGCTGCATTTTCTCCCCTTGATTTTCCATCCTACCAGTCATTGAACCAGAATATAGTCGATAAACCTCCTCAACTGCCCGTACTCTCAACTGGAGAACACCACCCTAGCTTCCTTTTTTCTCCTCTAGAAACTTCAGTACCGGCAAAATGCAGCTTGGACATGCTGTTAAACATGCCGCCTTCAATGTTTGGTGATTTTGGGAACAAGCTGGCCGGCATTGAGAGCATAGTCGACGACTATGGTACCGGCCCACAAGAACATTGCAATGGCTTCTCTATCAATTTACTTCAAGACATGCAAGGTGGGAAGGTTGATGGATCAGGAGGTGATGAGCATGACAATGTTTCAATGAAGTTTAATCCTAATACCGATGACCAGTGGGAGACAGTCAAGTCCATCGGATTTCCATTCAGTTTGCCTTTGAATAGTAGTAGCACTATTAATGCTTGGAAGCCGAACTTGGTCATGTGGGATTCTTCACCATGTCCTAGTGAAATGTCCACACGTTTTTCTACAACCAAGAGCTATAcctaa